The following coding sequences lie in one Thalassoglobus polymorphus genomic window:
- a CDS encoding STAS domain-containing protein, producing the protein MMAISVTHEEINGVQVLTIGTEALSIDELNLEEISQKLFDLAAEIPPQIVINMQYVEFYGSSFIETLFRIWNRIKSSENGAFGIAGLQTYCREILQMTNLDSIWAIYDDVDAAVAAISSAGNKS; encoded by the coding sequence ATGATGGCGATTTCAGTGACACATGAAGAAATCAACGGCGTGCAAGTGCTCACTATTGGTACTGAGGCTCTGAGCATCGATGAATTGAATCTGGAAGAAATCAGCCAGAAACTTTTCGATTTAGCTGCCGAAATTCCACCGCAAATTGTGATCAATATGCAATATGTGGAATTTTACGGCTCCTCGTTTATCGAGACGCTCTTTCGAATTTGGAATCGAATCAAGAGCAGCGAAAATGGAGCCTTCGGGATTGCGGGCTTGCAAACTTACTGTCGAGAAATCCTGCAGATGACCAATCTCGACTCGATTTGGGCGATCTATGACGATGTCGATGCTGCTGTCGCTGCAATTTCGTCAGCTGGGAATAAGTCGTAA
- a CDS encoding TrmH family RNA methyltransferase: protein MTEYERALQEHLQQFLTPERQAKFAATLSNRTRQITVVLVDLYQEHNASAILRSCEAFGVQDVYVVESTHKFSTKRDIAMGTDRWLTLHRFEGENSLNRCFEELKSRNFQTAATVVNEKSLPVSAIEFQQEKPLALFFGTEKEGLPPEVIERVDICTHIPMFGFVESFNVSVAAALSLHVLTEKLKQSEIEWELRPNELEDLYLEWTRKSVSNCGAIEKRFKRELEASS, encoded by the coding sequence ATGACAGAATACGAACGAGCACTCCAGGAACACCTTCAACAGTTCCTGACACCAGAGCGTCAAGCGAAGTTCGCAGCAACTTTAAGCAACCGGACTCGCCAAATCACAGTGGTACTCGTTGATCTATATCAGGAACATAATGCCAGTGCAATCTTAAGAAGCTGCGAAGCTTTTGGCGTGCAGGATGTCTACGTAGTTGAATCGACGCATAAATTCTCCACAAAACGAGATATCGCAATGGGAACAGATCGCTGGCTCACGCTGCACCGCTTCGAAGGCGAAAATAGTCTGAATCGGTGTTTTGAAGAGCTCAAATCGCGAAATTTCCAGACAGCCGCAACAGTGGTGAACGAAAAGAGTCTCCCCGTCTCAGCAATCGAGTTTCAGCAGGAAAAACCATTGGCTCTTTTTTTTGGAACAGAAAAAGAAGGGCTCCCCCCCGAAGTCATTGAACGTGTTGATATTTGCACCCATATCCCGATGTTTGGTTTCGTTGAGAGTTTTAATGTTTCTGTCGCTGCGGCACTCTCGCTGCACGTTCTGACCGAGAAGCTCAAACAGTCTGAGATCGAGTGGGAACTCCGCCCAAATGAGCTCGAAGACCTCTATCTGGAGTGGACCAGAAAGTCAGTCTCTAACTGTGGGGCCATCGAAAAACGCTTCAAGAGGGAATTGGAAGCGTCAAGTTAA
- a CDS encoding Rieske (2Fe-2S) protein produces the protein MSEFIAVAKVGDIPEGEGRAFPAKGQMVGLFLVDGEYLAINDFCPHMGASLSAGYVEDGAVSCPWHAWRFCLKDGSWLDSPKSKLKTDSYEVQIQGDDILVKVPDKPDLTAPESTSEE, from the coding sequence ATGTCAGAGTTTATTGCTGTGGCGAAAGTCGGTGACATCCCTGAAGGTGAAGGCCGCGCATTTCCTGCCAAGGGGCAAATGGTCGGACTCTTCCTTGTTGATGGGGAATACTTGGCGATCAACGATTTCTGCCCGCACATGGGAGCATCTCTTTCTGCGGGATATGTCGAAGATGGAGCGGTCAGCTGCCCTTGGCACGCATGGCGATTTTGCTTGAAAGATGGGTCTTGGCTCGATTCCCCGAAATCGAAATTAAAGACGGACTCTTACGAAGTCCAGATTCAGGGTGACGACATTCTCGTCAAAGTCCCTGACAAGCCAGATCTCACTGCTCCCGAGTCAACTTCTGAAGAATAA
- a CDS encoding phage portal protein, producing MWRYFRDKLSTAQLRAKYEKIVHERLVELTETTHAQPVANDSGEWALVGGSKFLGSEPERASTRDKVRKLVLENPHACNILRLMEAYVTGPGLHLSHKPHDGTEDASHHEDLIQTANLLWKQFRMKNASHYSYNEHARRTWRDGEAFIRKFSGGHWPPHVRFVDPETITATSDAPDSQGIITAPHDVETPIEYLHLITPGSHHVERIPTEEMLQTRIGVDSNEKRGVSTFAPIMEPLNCYERWLETELMARKLQSSIVLWRKVQGSPQMAETAANRAGDGTGIGGVRREKFAPGTILTTNHGTDIQFLQPNTNFGDAVSLGRMLLLSIAAGAGLPEFMLTSDASNSNFASTMVAEGPAVKFFQSEQERFADEFTRLWKWVMQDAIDHELLPQDFFEQIDIKWSFPPLVNRDRSKERLADARLVESGILSRAEVARRDGVDPEMMKRELQEEASVTAPQQSER from the coding sequence ATGTGGCGTTACTTCCGCGATAAACTCTCGACCGCTCAGCTCCGAGCGAAGTACGAAAAGATTGTGCACGAGCGACTCGTCGAACTGACTGAGACGACTCATGCTCAACCGGTTGCGAACGATTCGGGGGAATGGGCCCTCGTAGGGGGATCGAAATTTTTGGGCAGCGAGCCAGAGCGAGCATCGACTCGCGATAAAGTGAGAAAGCTCGTGCTGGAGAACCCACACGCCTGCAACATCCTTCGACTGATGGAAGCCTACGTCACTGGCCCAGGACTTCACTTGAGTCACAAGCCCCATGATGGGACAGAGGACGCATCACATCATGAAGACTTGATTCAAACTGCGAACCTGCTTTGGAAACAGTTCCGCATGAAGAATGCGTCGCATTATTCGTACAACGAACATGCCCGCAGAACCTGGCGCGACGGAGAGGCCTTCATTCGTAAATTTTCCGGAGGCCATTGGCCACCTCATGTTCGCTTTGTCGACCCGGAAACAATCACGGCAACTTCTGATGCGCCCGACTCGCAGGGAATCATCACAGCCCCGCACGATGTTGAAACTCCGATCGAGTATCTCCATTTGATTACGCCGGGATCGCATCACGTTGAACGGATTCCGACAGAAGAGATGCTTCAAACTCGAATCGGTGTCGACTCCAATGAGAAGCGAGGCGTCTCAACCTTTGCTCCAATTATGGAACCGCTGAACTGCTATGAACGTTGGCTGGAAACGGAACTCATGGCTCGTAAGCTTCAGTCTTCAATCGTACTCTGGCGAAAGGTTCAAGGTTCTCCGCAGATGGCAGAGACAGCTGCCAATCGAGCGGGAGACGGGACTGGGATCGGGGGAGTTCGACGTGAGAAGTTTGCGCCGGGGACGATCCTCACGACCAACCACGGTACCGACATTCAATTCTTACAGCCAAACACAAACTTCGGCGATGCAGTTTCTTTAGGAAGAATGCTTCTGCTATCGATTGCAGCCGGAGCAGGTCTCCCCGAATTCATGCTCACTTCCGACGCATCGAATTCCAATTTTGCTTCGACGATGGTCGCGGAAGGCCCAGCTGTCAAATTCTTTCAGTCTGAACAGGAACGATTCGCAGACGAATTCACGCGGCTCTGGAAGTGGGTCATGCAAGATGCGATCGACCATGAACTTCTCCCGCAAGATTTCTTTGAACAAATCGATATCAAGTGGTCGTTCCCACCGCTCGTTAATCGCGACCGTTCCAAAGAACGACTCGCAGATGCGCGACTTGTTGAGTCAGGGATTCTCTCCCGAGCAGAAGTTGCTCGCAGGGATGGCGTTGACCCGGAAATGATGAAACGAGAACTTCAGGAAGAAGCTTCGGTGACAGCCCCTCAGCAATCCGAACGTTGA
- a CDS encoding division/cell wall cluster transcriptional repressor MraZ: MPTPPEAFITGEFRRAMDDRFRLTLPAEFASSVTDSAGQTILAKERDGCLSLWKAADWQMRVDDGLSLLREKIRTGRMEQRWTEVQRLGRLLSTRSAEVKLANRSRVLIPEGFREFLGVEKGGDVMIVGAVVCVEIWRPDAWLEQLRADMPGFGELFNSLSG; the protein is encoded by the coding sequence ATGCCAACTCCTCCTGAAGCCTTTATTACTGGAGAATTCCGGAGGGCGATGGATGATCGATTTCGACTGACTTTACCTGCTGAGTTTGCTTCTTCAGTGACGGACAGTGCCGGTCAGACAATCCTCGCGAAGGAACGCGATGGTTGTCTAAGTTTGTGGAAAGCAGCTGACTGGCAAATGCGAGTGGATGACGGATTGTCTTTACTCCGCGAGAAGATCCGTACCGGCCGTATGGAACAGAGATGGACCGAGGTCCAGCGGCTCGGTCGGCTTTTGTCGACTCGTTCTGCCGAAGTCAAACTTGCGAATCGGTCTCGCGTTTTAATCCCGGAAGGCTTTCGAGAATTTCTCGGAGTCGAAAAGGGAGGCGATGTGATGATTGTGGGAGCTGTTGTTTGCGTTGAAATCTGGAGACCCGACGCTTGGTTGGAACAGCTTCGGGCAGATATGCCTGGCTTTGGCGAGCTCTTCAATAGCCTTTCCGGTTAA
- a CDS encoding SHD1 domain-containing protein — protein sequence MSLIRHSNIFPIITFTLLMALGAVADADDARTWSDATGRFKIEAKLVSQKDGKVKLERTDGKSVEIDITKLSEADQKYLKELELNPFKTTDDDGKGAMPAKKEGMSAKKETRSGNGSANPGATQNVDWGGSSEVDISSYGNGWDVSPVVPEELDYVPKAVSLPKRVDFFEKLQGVVIHPKARRVVAGYMWNFGVKNKAPQTRLVLSDLNTGRERGEGVVYAEMAPLALHPDGELLLMKNLKRGSPNLELWRMPNNHISRERTFAPIREGSFGRPEVQYARFLDENSFVLKDSSGLVSIWDLSTLQPVCHFSIDSNCRPALSADGSMLAFYKDERIGLFGTKSHEVIAIQKTPRRLNFTNFAFSPSGERLACTAFDALLVWELETGEIYRDFVLEGIVLNSGVEYSHDNFVLLGKRYLVELESMIKLWDYHGAENVQAIDGTTYFSVSPQNSPGAIMPTLLPHEGAREALNAALNEPDLFVFREGVNVQLDTSQIPGSHQAKVEASLRNKLSELDITVDDSAPVTLKAAVSGPKQKEMTYTRSGSYTVQIYTTTVELIYQGKSIWKKTGTNIPHFVRIQSNQNLGDILSKASKQPAYQFYDNLALPKFVQKPVGDAKLNAAPGGQTIGSSKVVPTTSTRRRPTGRSR from the coding sequence ATGAGCTTGATACGCCACTCGAATATTTTCCCGATCATTACATTCACTTTGTTGATGGCACTTGGGGCAGTCGCAGATGCCGACGATGCTCGAACCTGGTCGGACGCAACAGGACGATTCAAAATTGAGGCGAAGCTCGTTTCTCAGAAAGATGGCAAAGTCAAGCTGGAGCGAACCGATGGCAAGTCTGTTGAAATCGATATCACGAAGTTGAGTGAGGCAGATCAAAAATATCTGAAAGAGCTCGAACTCAATCCATTCAAAACTACGGATGATGATGGCAAAGGGGCAATGCCCGCGAAGAAGGAGGGGATGTCCGCAAAGAAGGAGACCAGATCTGGCAATGGGTCTGCAAATCCGGGAGCCACTCAGAATGTGGATTGGGGAGGTTCCAGCGAGGTTGATATCAGTTCATATGGCAATGGGTGGGACGTGAGTCCCGTTGTGCCTGAAGAACTCGATTACGTCCCCAAAGCGGTGTCACTGCCGAAACGGGTCGACTTTTTCGAGAAGCTGCAGGGGGTTGTGATTCATCCGAAAGCTCGGCGAGTCGTTGCAGGATACATGTGGAATTTCGGGGTGAAAAACAAAGCTCCGCAAACACGCCTCGTGTTGTCCGATTTGAATACCGGTCGTGAGCGAGGTGAAGGTGTTGTGTATGCCGAGATGGCTCCACTGGCATTGCATCCGGATGGTGAATTGCTTTTGATGAAGAACCTGAAGCGTGGGTCGCCGAATTTAGAGCTCTGGAGAATGCCGAACAATCATATCTCCCGGGAGCGTACCTTTGCTCCGATTCGAGAGGGATCATTTGGTAGGCCTGAAGTTCAGTATGCACGGTTTCTCGATGAGAACTCGTTCGTGCTGAAAGATTCAAGCGGCTTAGTGAGCATTTGGGATCTCTCCACTTTGCAGCCTGTCTGTCATTTTTCCATCGATAGTAACTGTCGCCCCGCTTTGTCCGCAGACGGCAGCATGCTCGCATTTTATAAAGATGAACGCATTGGCCTCTTCGGGACCAAATCGCATGAAGTCATCGCGATTCAGAAGACACCTCGCCGCCTCAACTTCACGAATTTTGCTTTTAGTCCTTCCGGAGAAAGGCTCGCCTGCACAGCTTTTGATGCCCTGTTAGTTTGGGAACTCGAAACCGGGGAGATCTATCGCGACTTTGTTCTAGAAGGAATCGTTCTGAACTCAGGAGTGGAATACTCACACGACAATTTCGTGCTGCTGGGGAAACGGTATCTCGTCGAACTCGAGAGCATGATTAAGTTGTGGGATTATCATGGTGCAGAAAATGTCCAGGCCATTGACGGGACGACTTACTTTTCGGTGAGTCCTCAAAACTCTCCAGGGGCCATCATGCCAACGTTGCTCCCGCATGAAGGTGCTCGTGAGGCGTTGAACGCGGCGCTGAATGAACCTGACCTGTTTGTTTTCCGCGAGGGAGTGAATGTTCAACTCGACACATCGCAGATCCCCGGTTCGCATCAAGCCAAAGTCGAAGCGAGTCTGAGAAACAAGCTCAGTGAGTTGGATATTACTGTAGATGACTCGGCACCGGTCACATTGAAGGCAGCTGTCTCCGGACCAAAGCAAAAAGAAATGACCTATACTCGCTCCGGTTCTTATACCGTTCAAATCTATACAACAACAGTGGAACTGATCTACCAGGGGAAATCGATCTGGAAGAAGACTGGAACCAACATTCCGCACTTTGTGCGTATTCAGTCGAATCAAAATTTGGGAGACATCCTCAGCAAAGCCTCGAAGCAGCCTGCTTATCAATTTTATGATAACCTCGCCCTCCCAAAATTTGTGCAAAAGCCGGTTGGCGATGCCAAGTTAAACGCTGCCCCTGGTGGACAAACAATTGGTAGCTCGAAGGTCGTTCCGACAACCTCGACGCGCCGTCGTCCGACAGGACGTTCGCGATAA